From a single Athene noctua chromosome 2, bAthNoc1.hap1.1, whole genome shotgun sequence genomic region:
- the MTRR gene encoding methionine synthase reductase isoform X3 — protein sequence MCCNLKRRFLLLYATQKGQAKAIAEEIWQQAGTHGLEADMHCISEVDKYNLETEKDPVVIVISTTGTGDPPDTARKFVKKIQDTTLPADHFAHLQYGLLGLGDSEYTFFCNGGKTVDKRLQELGAQHFYNTGLADDCVGLELVVDPWIDGLWLALKETFLLQKEKEGMSSVVNAVSGSLSAAPHVVHELNLSSEVQNLKLEDEGERSSDVLSQKLVDISLVASTRDTEPSLVHSVPPVSHSALNIPALPPEYIEVQFQGTHGENPHLSSLISEGTTFEVPVTKAYQLTREDAIKTALLLELDVADTAFDYQPGDAFCVMCPNNVNEVEELLQILGLSEKGEYFVCVKVKQGTKKKGAAHPQHIPERSTLKFILTWCLEIRAIPKKAFLRALVECTSDAGEKRRLQELCSRQGASDYTRFIRDSNVCLLDLLHAFPSCKPSLNLLIEHLPKLQARSYSVSSSNLYQPGKLWFVFNVVEFPASPARPVSRKGVCTGWLAELVAPLLHPNKNTLDTKGGSSSTVKIPIFARPDNTFHLPADPSVPFMMVGPGTGISPFIGFLQHRDELKCFLESGTLTHLKVCFSRDTSTAEVAPPKYVQDVIRLYAKEVARVLLKERGYFYVCGDKKHMADGVSDAVVDILSMEMETDKLEAMKILATLREARRYLQDVWS from the exons ATGTGCTGTAATTTAAAAAGGAGGTTTTTGCTCCTCTATGCAACACAAAAGGGGCAGGCAAAAGCCATAGCTGAGGAAATATGGCAGCAAGCAGGTACCCATGGACTTGAAGCTGATATGCACTGCATAAGTGAAGTGGACAAG TATAACCTGGAAACAGAAAAGGATCCTGTAGTTATTGTTATATCCACTACTGGTACTGGAGACCCACCAGACACTGCCCGCAAGTTTGTAAAGAAAATTCAAGACACGACCTTGCCAGCTGATCATTTCGCGCATCTCCAGTATGGATTGCTAG GTCTGGGAGATTCAGAGTACACATTCTTTTGTAATGGTGGAAAGACAGTAGACAAACGACTTCAAGAACTTGGTGCCCAGCACTTCTACAACACAGGATTAGCAGATGATTGTGTAGG TTTGGAGTTAGTGGTTGATCCTTGGATTGATGGACTTTGGCTTGCCCTCAAGGAAACATTtctactgcagaaagaaaaagaaggcatGAGCAGTGTTGTCAATGCTGTTTCTGGCTCTCTCTCTGCAGCCCCGCATGTTGTGCATGAACTAAATTTAAGCTCAGAAGTACAGAACTTGAAGCTAGAAGATGAGGGAGAGAGGAGTTCTGATGTCCTATCACAGAAACTGGTTGACATCAGTCTTGTGGCTTCAACTAGAGACACTGAACCTTCACTTGTTCATTCTGTCCCTCCTGTCTCTCACTCTGCTCTTAATATTCCTGCCTTGCCACCAGAATATATAGAGGTGCAGTTTCAGGGCACCCATGGTGAG AATCCACATCTGTCCTCACTGATTTCAGAGGGAACAACCTTTGAAGTGCCAGTTACAAAAGCGTACCAGCTCACCAGAGAAGATGCGATAAAAACTGCATTGCTCTTAGAACTTGATGTTGCA gATACAGCCTTCGACTACCAGCCTGGAGATGCCTTCTGTGTAATGTGTCCCAACAATGTCAATGAGGTAGAAGAACTTCTTCAAATCTTGGGACTTTCTGAAAAAGGAGAGTACTTCGTTTGTGTAAAGGTTAAGCAGGGCACTAAAAAGAAAG GAGCAGCTCACCCACAACATATCCCTGAAAGAAGCACTCTGAAATTCATTCTAACCTGGTGTCTGGAAATAAGAGCAATTCCCAAAAAG gcATTTTTAAGAGCTCTTGTAGAATGTACCAGTGATGCAGGAGAAAAACGGAGGCTTCAAGAACTTTGCAGCAGACAAGGAGCCTCTGATTACACACGCTTTATTAGAGATTCTAATGTTTGCTTGCTGGATTTACTTCATGCTTTTCCAAGCTGCAAGCCTTCACTTAACCTGTTAATTG aacatCTTCCTAAATTGCAAGCAAGGTCCTATTCAGTGTCAAG TTCAAACTTATATCAGCCAGGAAAACTATGGTTTGTATTTAATGTTGTGGAGTTCCCTGCCTCTCCTGCTAGACCAGTCTCACGGAAAGGAGTATGTACAGGGTGGCTTGCTGAATTAGTTGCACCTCTACTGCACCCCAATAAAAACACTCTGGATACAAAAGGAGGAAGCTCTTCAACTGTAAAG ATACCTATTTTTGCTCGTCCAGATAACACTTTCCACTTACCTGCAGACCCATCTGTCCCATTCATGATGGTCGGTCCGGGAACAGGAATTTCACCATTTATTGGTTTCCTGCAACATAG AGATGAGctcaaatgttttcttgaaagtGGCACATTAACTCATCTTAAGGTTTGTTTCTCAAGAGACACTTCAACTGCAGAAGTAGCCCCACCTAAATATGTGCAAGATGTCATTAGGCTTTACGCTAAGGAAGTTGCCAGAGTCTTGCTGAAAGAGAGAGGTTACTTCTATGTATGTGG AGATAAGAAGCACATGGCTGATGGTGTAAGTGATGCTGTGGTGGACATTTTAAGCATGGAAATGGAAACTGACAAATTGGAAGCAATGAAAATCCTGGCCACACTTCGAGAAGCAAGACGATACTTGCAGGATGTTTGGAGCtaa
- the MTRR gene encoding methionine synthase reductase isoform X1, with protein MCCNLKRRFLLLYATQKGQAKAIAEEIWQQAGTHGLEADMHCISEVDKYNLETEKDPVVIVISTTGTGDPPDTARKFVKKIQDTTLPADHFAHLQYGLLGLGDSEYTFFCNGGKTVDKRLQELGAQHFYNTGLADDCVGLELVVDPWIDGLWLALKETFLLQKEKEGMSSVVNAVSGSLSAAPHVVHELNLSSEVQNLKLEDEGERSSDVLSQKLVDISLVASTRDTEPSLVHSVPPVSHSALNIPALPPEYIEVQFQGTHGENPHLSSLISEGTTFEVPVTKAYQLTREDAIKTALLLELDVADTAFDYQPGDAFCVMCPNNVNEVEELLQILGLSEKGEYFVCVKVKQGTKKKGAAHPQHIPERSTLKFILTWCLEIRAIPKKAFLRALVECTSDAGEKRRLQELCSRQGASDYTRFIRDSNVCLLDLLHAFPSCKPSLNLLIEHLPKLQARSYSVSSSNLYQPGKLWFVFNVVEFPASPARPVSRKGVCTGWLAELVAPLLHPNKNTLDTKGGSSSTVKIPIFARPDNTFHLPADPSVPFMMVGPGTGISPFIGFLQHRQMLREEHTDWEFGETWLFFGCRHQDRDYLFKDELKCFLESGTLTHLKVCFSRDTSTAEVAPPKYVQDVIRLYAKEVARVLLKERGYFYVCGDKKHMADGVSDAVVDILSMEMETDKLEAMKILATLREARRYLQDVWS; from the exons ATGTGCTGTAATTTAAAAAGGAGGTTTTTGCTCCTCTATGCAACACAAAAGGGGCAGGCAAAAGCCATAGCTGAGGAAATATGGCAGCAAGCAGGTACCCATGGACTTGAAGCTGATATGCACTGCATAAGTGAAGTGGACAAG TATAACCTGGAAACAGAAAAGGATCCTGTAGTTATTGTTATATCCACTACTGGTACTGGAGACCCACCAGACACTGCCCGCAAGTTTGTAAAGAAAATTCAAGACACGACCTTGCCAGCTGATCATTTCGCGCATCTCCAGTATGGATTGCTAG GTCTGGGAGATTCAGAGTACACATTCTTTTGTAATGGTGGAAAGACAGTAGACAAACGACTTCAAGAACTTGGTGCCCAGCACTTCTACAACACAGGATTAGCAGATGATTGTGTAGG TTTGGAGTTAGTGGTTGATCCTTGGATTGATGGACTTTGGCTTGCCCTCAAGGAAACATTtctactgcagaaagaaaaagaaggcatGAGCAGTGTTGTCAATGCTGTTTCTGGCTCTCTCTCTGCAGCCCCGCATGTTGTGCATGAACTAAATTTAAGCTCAGAAGTACAGAACTTGAAGCTAGAAGATGAGGGAGAGAGGAGTTCTGATGTCCTATCACAGAAACTGGTTGACATCAGTCTTGTGGCTTCAACTAGAGACACTGAACCTTCACTTGTTCATTCTGTCCCTCCTGTCTCTCACTCTGCTCTTAATATTCCTGCCTTGCCACCAGAATATATAGAGGTGCAGTTTCAGGGCACCCATGGTGAG AATCCACATCTGTCCTCACTGATTTCAGAGGGAACAACCTTTGAAGTGCCAGTTACAAAAGCGTACCAGCTCACCAGAGAAGATGCGATAAAAACTGCATTGCTCTTAGAACTTGATGTTGCA gATACAGCCTTCGACTACCAGCCTGGAGATGCCTTCTGTGTAATGTGTCCCAACAATGTCAATGAGGTAGAAGAACTTCTTCAAATCTTGGGACTTTCTGAAAAAGGAGAGTACTTCGTTTGTGTAAAGGTTAAGCAGGGCACTAAAAAGAAAG GAGCAGCTCACCCACAACATATCCCTGAAAGAAGCACTCTGAAATTCATTCTAACCTGGTGTCTGGAAATAAGAGCAATTCCCAAAAAG gcATTTTTAAGAGCTCTTGTAGAATGTACCAGTGATGCAGGAGAAAAACGGAGGCTTCAAGAACTTTGCAGCAGACAAGGAGCCTCTGATTACACACGCTTTATTAGAGATTCTAATGTTTGCTTGCTGGATTTACTTCATGCTTTTCCAAGCTGCAAGCCTTCACTTAACCTGTTAATTG aacatCTTCCTAAATTGCAAGCAAGGTCCTATTCAGTGTCAAG TTCAAACTTATATCAGCCAGGAAAACTATGGTTTGTATTTAATGTTGTGGAGTTCCCTGCCTCTCCTGCTAGACCAGTCTCACGGAAAGGAGTATGTACAGGGTGGCTTGCTGAATTAGTTGCACCTCTACTGCACCCCAATAAAAACACTCTGGATACAAAAGGAGGAAGCTCTTCAACTGTAAAG ATACCTATTTTTGCTCGTCCAGATAACACTTTCCACTTACCTGCAGACCCATCTGTCCCATTCATGATGGTCGGTCCGGGAACAGGAATTTCACCATTTATTGGTTTCCTGCAACATAG gCAAATGCTCAGGGAAGAACATACAGACTGGGAATTTGGAGAGACATGGCTGTTTTTTGGTTGTCGGCATCAGGATCGAGACTACTTGTTCAA AGATGAGctcaaatgttttcttgaaagtGGCACATTAACTCATCTTAAGGTTTGTTTCTCAAGAGACACTTCAACTGCAGAAGTAGCCCCACCTAAATATGTGCAAGATGTCATTAGGCTTTACGCTAAGGAAGTTGCCAGAGTCTTGCTGAAAGAGAGAGGTTACTTCTATGTATGTGG AGATAAGAAGCACATGGCTGATGGTGTAAGTGATGCTGTGGTGGACATTTTAAGCATGGAAATGGAAACTGACAAATTGGAAGCAATGAAAATCCTGGCCACACTTCGAGAAGCAAGACGATACTTGCAGGATGTTTGGAGCtaa
- the MTRR gene encoding methionine synthase reductase isoform X4 yields MCCNLKRRFLLLYATQKGQAKAIAEEIWQQAGTHGLEADMHCISEVDKYNLETEKDPVVIVISTTGTGDPPDTARKFVKKIQDTTLPADHFAHLQYGLLGLGDSEYTFFCNGGKTVDKRLQELGAQHFYNTGLADDCVGLELVVDPWIDGLWLALKETFLLQKEKEGMSSVVNAVSGSLSAAPHVVHELNLSSEVQNLKLEDEGERSSDVLSQKLVDISLVASTRDTEPSLVHSVPPVSHSALNIPALPPEYIEVQFQGTHGENPHLSSLISEGTTFEVPVTKAYQLTREDAIKTALLLELDVADTAFDYQPGDAFCVMCPNNVNEVEELLQILGLSEKGEYFVCVKVKQGTKKKGAAHPQHIPERSTLKFILTWCLEIRAIPKKAFLRALVECTSDAGEKRRLQELCSRQGASDYTRFIRDSNVCLLDLLHAFPSCKPSLNLLIEHLPKLQARSYSVSSSNLYQPGKLWFVFNVVEFPASPARPVSRKGVCTGWLAELVAPLLHPNKNTLDTKGGSSSTVKIPIFARPDNTFHLPADPSVPFMMVGPGTGISPFIGFLQHRDTSTAEVAPPKYVQDVIRLYAKEVARVLLKERGYFYVCGDKKHMADGVSDAVVDILSMEMETDKLEAMKILATLREARRYLQDVWS; encoded by the exons ATGTGCTGTAATTTAAAAAGGAGGTTTTTGCTCCTCTATGCAACACAAAAGGGGCAGGCAAAAGCCATAGCTGAGGAAATATGGCAGCAAGCAGGTACCCATGGACTTGAAGCTGATATGCACTGCATAAGTGAAGTGGACAAG TATAACCTGGAAACAGAAAAGGATCCTGTAGTTATTGTTATATCCACTACTGGTACTGGAGACCCACCAGACACTGCCCGCAAGTTTGTAAAGAAAATTCAAGACACGACCTTGCCAGCTGATCATTTCGCGCATCTCCAGTATGGATTGCTAG GTCTGGGAGATTCAGAGTACACATTCTTTTGTAATGGTGGAAAGACAGTAGACAAACGACTTCAAGAACTTGGTGCCCAGCACTTCTACAACACAGGATTAGCAGATGATTGTGTAGG TTTGGAGTTAGTGGTTGATCCTTGGATTGATGGACTTTGGCTTGCCCTCAAGGAAACATTtctactgcagaaagaaaaagaaggcatGAGCAGTGTTGTCAATGCTGTTTCTGGCTCTCTCTCTGCAGCCCCGCATGTTGTGCATGAACTAAATTTAAGCTCAGAAGTACAGAACTTGAAGCTAGAAGATGAGGGAGAGAGGAGTTCTGATGTCCTATCACAGAAACTGGTTGACATCAGTCTTGTGGCTTCAACTAGAGACACTGAACCTTCACTTGTTCATTCTGTCCCTCCTGTCTCTCACTCTGCTCTTAATATTCCTGCCTTGCCACCAGAATATATAGAGGTGCAGTTTCAGGGCACCCATGGTGAG AATCCACATCTGTCCTCACTGATTTCAGAGGGAACAACCTTTGAAGTGCCAGTTACAAAAGCGTACCAGCTCACCAGAGAAGATGCGATAAAAACTGCATTGCTCTTAGAACTTGATGTTGCA gATACAGCCTTCGACTACCAGCCTGGAGATGCCTTCTGTGTAATGTGTCCCAACAATGTCAATGAGGTAGAAGAACTTCTTCAAATCTTGGGACTTTCTGAAAAAGGAGAGTACTTCGTTTGTGTAAAGGTTAAGCAGGGCACTAAAAAGAAAG GAGCAGCTCACCCACAACATATCCCTGAAAGAAGCACTCTGAAATTCATTCTAACCTGGTGTCTGGAAATAAGAGCAATTCCCAAAAAG gcATTTTTAAGAGCTCTTGTAGAATGTACCAGTGATGCAGGAGAAAAACGGAGGCTTCAAGAACTTTGCAGCAGACAAGGAGCCTCTGATTACACACGCTTTATTAGAGATTCTAATGTTTGCTTGCTGGATTTACTTCATGCTTTTCCAAGCTGCAAGCCTTCACTTAACCTGTTAATTG aacatCTTCCTAAATTGCAAGCAAGGTCCTATTCAGTGTCAAG TTCAAACTTATATCAGCCAGGAAAACTATGGTTTGTATTTAATGTTGTGGAGTTCCCTGCCTCTCCTGCTAGACCAGTCTCACGGAAAGGAGTATGTACAGGGTGGCTTGCTGAATTAGTTGCACCTCTACTGCACCCCAATAAAAACACTCTGGATACAAAAGGAGGAAGCTCTTCAACTGTAAAG ATACCTATTTTTGCTCGTCCAGATAACACTTTCCACTTACCTGCAGACCCATCTGTCCCATTCATGATGGTCGGTCCGGGAACAGGAATTTCACCATTTATTGGTTTCCTGCAACATAG AGACACTTCAACTGCAGAAGTAGCCCCACCTAAATATGTGCAAGATGTCATTAGGCTTTACGCTAAGGAAGTTGCCAGAGTCTTGCTGAAAGAGAGAGGTTACTTCTATGTATGTGG AGATAAGAAGCACATGGCTGATGGTGTAAGTGATGCTGTGGTGGACATTTTAAGCATGGAAATGGAAACTGACAAATTGGAAGCAATGAAAATCCTGGCCACACTTCGAGAAGCAAGACGATACTTGCAGGATGTTTGGAGCtaa
- the MTRR gene encoding methionine synthase reductase isoform X5, with product MCCNLKRRFLLLYATQKGQAKAIAEEIWQQAGTHGLEADMHCISEVDKYNLETEKDPVVIVISTTGTGDPPDTARKFVKKIQDTTLPADHFAHLQYGLLGLGDSEYTFFCNGGKTVDKRLQELGAQHFYNTGLADDCVGLELVVDPWIDGLWLALKETFLLQKEKEGMSSVVNAVSGSLSAAPHVVHELNLSSEVQNLKLEDEGERSSDVLSQKLVDISLVASTRDTEPSLVHSVPPVSHSALNIPALPPEYIEVQFQGTHGENPHLSSLISEGTTFEVPVTKAYQLTREDAIKTALLLELDVADTAFDYQPGDAFCVMCPNNVNEVEELLQILGLSEKGEYFVCVKVKQGTKKKGAAHPQHIPERSTLKFILTWCLEIRAIPKKAFLRALVECTSDAGEKRRLQELCSRQGASDYTRFIRDSNVCLLDLLHAFPSCKPSLNLLIEHLPKLQARSYSVSSSNLYQPGKLWFVFNVVEFPASPARPVSRKGVCTGWLAELVAPLLHPNKNTLDTKGGSSSTVKIPIFARPDNTFHLPADPSVPFMMVGPGTGISPFIGFLQHRDKKHMADGVSDAVVDILSMEMETDKLEAMKILATLREARRYLQDVWS from the exons ATGTGCTGTAATTTAAAAAGGAGGTTTTTGCTCCTCTATGCAACACAAAAGGGGCAGGCAAAAGCCATAGCTGAGGAAATATGGCAGCAAGCAGGTACCCATGGACTTGAAGCTGATATGCACTGCATAAGTGAAGTGGACAAG TATAACCTGGAAACAGAAAAGGATCCTGTAGTTATTGTTATATCCACTACTGGTACTGGAGACCCACCAGACACTGCCCGCAAGTTTGTAAAGAAAATTCAAGACACGACCTTGCCAGCTGATCATTTCGCGCATCTCCAGTATGGATTGCTAG GTCTGGGAGATTCAGAGTACACATTCTTTTGTAATGGTGGAAAGACAGTAGACAAACGACTTCAAGAACTTGGTGCCCAGCACTTCTACAACACAGGATTAGCAGATGATTGTGTAGG TTTGGAGTTAGTGGTTGATCCTTGGATTGATGGACTTTGGCTTGCCCTCAAGGAAACATTtctactgcagaaagaaaaagaaggcatGAGCAGTGTTGTCAATGCTGTTTCTGGCTCTCTCTCTGCAGCCCCGCATGTTGTGCATGAACTAAATTTAAGCTCAGAAGTACAGAACTTGAAGCTAGAAGATGAGGGAGAGAGGAGTTCTGATGTCCTATCACAGAAACTGGTTGACATCAGTCTTGTGGCTTCAACTAGAGACACTGAACCTTCACTTGTTCATTCTGTCCCTCCTGTCTCTCACTCTGCTCTTAATATTCCTGCCTTGCCACCAGAATATATAGAGGTGCAGTTTCAGGGCACCCATGGTGAG AATCCACATCTGTCCTCACTGATTTCAGAGGGAACAACCTTTGAAGTGCCAGTTACAAAAGCGTACCAGCTCACCAGAGAAGATGCGATAAAAACTGCATTGCTCTTAGAACTTGATGTTGCA gATACAGCCTTCGACTACCAGCCTGGAGATGCCTTCTGTGTAATGTGTCCCAACAATGTCAATGAGGTAGAAGAACTTCTTCAAATCTTGGGACTTTCTGAAAAAGGAGAGTACTTCGTTTGTGTAAAGGTTAAGCAGGGCACTAAAAAGAAAG GAGCAGCTCACCCACAACATATCCCTGAAAGAAGCACTCTGAAATTCATTCTAACCTGGTGTCTGGAAATAAGAGCAATTCCCAAAAAG gcATTTTTAAGAGCTCTTGTAGAATGTACCAGTGATGCAGGAGAAAAACGGAGGCTTCAAGAACTTTGCAGCAGACAAGGAGCCTCTGATTACACACGCTTTATTAGAGATTCTAATGTTTGCTTGCTGGATTTACTTCATGCTTTTCCAAGCTGCAAGCCTTCACTTAACCTGTTAATTG aacatCTTCCTAAATTGCAAGCAAGGTCCTATTCAGTGTCAAG TTCAAACTTATATCAGCCAGGAAAACTATGGTTTGTATTTAATGTTGTGGAGTTCCCTGCCTCTCCTGCTAGACCAGTCTCACGGAAAGGAGTATGTACAGGGTGGCTTGCTGAATTAGTTGCACCTCTACTGCACCCCAATAAAAACACTCTGGATACAAAAGGAGGAAGCTCTTCAACTGTAAAG ATACCTATTTTTGCTCGTCCAGATAACACTTTCCACTTACCTGCAGACCCATCTGTCCCATTCATGATGGTCGGTCCGGGAACAGGAATTTCACCATTTATTGGTTTCCTGCAACATAG AGATAAGAAGCACATGGCTGATGGTGTAAGTGATGCTGTGGTGGACATTTTAAGCATGGAAATGGAAACTGACAAATTGGAAGCAATGAAAATCCTGGCCACACTTCGAGAAGCAAGACGATACTTGCAGGATGTTTGGAGCtaa
- the MTRR gene encoding methionine synthase reductase isoform X2: MCCNLKRRFLLLYATQKGQAKAIAEEIWQQAGTHGLEADMHCISEVDKYNLETEKDPVVIVISTTGTGDPPDTARKFVKKIQDTTLPADHFAHLQYGLLGLGDSEYTFFCNGGKTVDKRLQELGAQHFYNTGLADDCVGLELVVDPWIDGLWLALKETFLLQKEKEGMSSVVNAVSGSLSAAPHVVHELNLSSEVQNLKLEDEGERSSDVLSQKLVDISLVASTRDTEPSLVHSVPPVSHSALNIPALPPEYIEVQFQGTHGENPHLSSLISEGTTFEVPVTKAYQLTREDAIKTALLLELDVADTAFDYQPGDAFCVMCPNNVNEVEELLQILGLSEKGEYFVCVKVKQGTKKKAHPQHIPERSTLKFILTWCLEIRAIPKKAFLRALVECTSDAGEKRRLQELCSRQGASDYTRFIRDSNVCLLDLLHAFPSCKPSLNLLIEHLPKLQARSYSVSSSNLYQPGKLWFVFNVVEFPASPARPVSRKGVCTGWLAELVAPLLHPNKNTLDTKGGSSSTVKIPIFARPDNTFHLPADPSVPFMMVGPGTGISPFIGFLQHRQMLREEHTDWEFGETWLFFGCRHQDRDYLFKDELKCFLESGTLTHLKVCFSRDTSTAEVAPPKYVQDVIRLYAKEVARVLLKERGYFYVCGDKKHMADGVSDAVVDILSMEMETDKLEAMKILATLREARRYLQDVWS, encoded by the exons ATGTGCTGTAATTTAAAAAGGAGGTTTTTGCTCCTCTATGCAACACAAAAGGGGCAGGCAAAAGCCATAGCTGAGGAAATATGGCAGCAAGCAGGTACCCATGGACTTGAAGCTGATATGCACTGCATAAGTGAAGTGGACAAG TATAACCTGGAAACAGAAAAGGATCCTGTAGTTATTGTTATATCCACTACTGGTACTGGAGACCCACCAGACACTGCCCGCAAGTTTGTAAAGAAAATTCAAGACACGACCTTGCCAGCTGATCATTTCGCGCATCTCCAGTATGGATTGCTAG GTCTGGGAGATTCAGAGTACACATTCTTTTGTAATGGTGGAAAGACAGTAGACAAACGACTTCAAGAACTTGGTGCCCAGCACTTCTACAACACAGGATTAGCAGATGATTGTGTAGG TTTGGAGTTAGTGGTTGATCCTTGGATTGATGGACTTTGGCTTGCCCTCAAGGAAACATTtctactgcagaaagaaaaagaaggcatGAGCAGTGTTGTCAATGCTGTTTCTGGCTCTCTCTCTGCAGCCCCGCATGTTGTGCATGAACTAAATTTAAGCTCAGAAGTACAGAACTTGAAGCTAGAAGATGAGGGAGAGAGGAGTTCTGATGTCCTATCACAGAAACTGGTTGACATCAGTCTTGTGGCTTCAACTAGAGACACTGAACCTTCACTTGTTCATTCTGTCCCTCCTGTCTCTCACTCTGCTCTTAATATTCCTGCCTTGCCACCAGAATATATAGAGGTGCAGTTTCAGGGCACCCATGGTGAG AATCCACATCTGTCCTCACTGATTTCAGAGGGAACAACCTTTGAAGTGCCAGTTACAAAAGCGTACCAGCTCACCAGAGAAGATGCGATAAAAACTGCATTGCTCTTAGAACTTGATGTTGCA gATACAGCCTTCGACTACCAGCCTGGAGATGCCTTCTGTGTAATGTGTCCCAACAATGTCAATGAGGTAGAAGAACTTCTTCAAATCTTGGGACTTTCTGAAAAAGGAGAGTACTTCGTTTGTGTAAAGGTTAAGCAGGGCACTAAAAAGAAAG CTCACCCACAACATATCCCTGAAAGAAGCACTCTGAAATTCATTCTAACCTGGTGTCTGGAAATAAGAGCAATTCCCAAAAAG gcATTTTTAAGAGCTCTTGTAGAATGTACCAGTGATGCAGGAGAAAAACGGAGGCTTCAAGAACTTTGCAGCAGACAAGGAGCCTCTGATTACACACGCTTTATTAGAGATTCTAATGTTTGCTTGCTGGATTTACTTCATGCTTTTCCAAGCTGCAAGCCTTCACTTAACCTGTTAATTG aacatCTTCCTAAATTGCAAGCAAGGTCCTATTCAGTGTCAAG TTCAAACTTATATCAGCCAGGAAAACTATGGTTTGTATTTAATGTTGTGGAGTTCCCTGCCTCTCCTGCTAGACCAGTCTCACGGAAAGGAGTATGTACAGGGTGGCTTGCTGAATTAGTTGCACCTCTACTGCACCCCAATAAAAACACTCTGGATACAAAAGGAGGAAGCTCTTCAACTGTAAAG ATACCTATTTTTGCTCGTCCAGATAACACTTTCCACTTACCTGCAGACCCATCTGTCCCATTCATGATGGTCGGTCCGGGAACAGGAATTTCACCATTTATTGGTTTCCTGCAACATAG gCAAATGCTCAGGGAAGAACATACAGACTGGGAATTTGGAGAGACATGGCTGTTTTTTGGTTGTCGGCATCAGGATCGAGACTACTTGTTCAA AGATGAGctcaaatgttttcttgaaagtGGCACATTAACTCATCTTAAGGTTTGTTTCTCAAGAGACACTTCAACTGCAGAAGTAGCCCCACCTAAATATGTGCAAGATGTCATTAGGCTTTACGCTAAGGAAGTTGCCAGAGTCTTGCTGAAAGAGAGAGGTTACTTCTATGTATGTGG AGATAAGAAGCACATGGCTGATGGTGTAAGTGATGCTGTGGTGGACATTTTAAGCATGGAAATGGAAACTGACAAATTGGAAGCAATGAAAATCCTGGCCACACTTCGAGAAGCAAGACGATACTTGCAGGATGTTTGGAGCtaa